ATAAATAAAAATCCCCTTATTTTGCCGGTGTTGATAGACGTGGGTCGTATATCCCGGGGCCTTGATAATCAATGGGGAAGTAGCCTGTAATGCGGTGGGCAGACTGACGTATCGATTAACGGGCATAGACTGATTGTCAGCAACCAACCTGGTGGGGGCATTGTCAGTTGCATGATAAGAAATTGTCTGGCGAAAGATGATCAGTTCGGCAATGAACAGGAAGATGATGAAAGCCCAGAATAAGCGTGCTAGTATCTTCATGACGGGATAAGGACCTTTATTTTATCTTGTTTTGGTTTTGACTGCTGGTTTGTTGAATTTGGTTGGTTGCCGTAAACAAATGTGGCTGATGAAGTTGAGTGGTGGTGACTTCCATCAGGATAACTGCCATCAGCAGCAGGAATGCCACGATAGTGGCCGCCCGGCTGTTGACCAGGTTGTCCTTAAGCATTTTTAAAAGCAACAGCAGGCCGATAAATAGACAGACCAGGGAGGCTATAAACCATCCCGTGAGCGGTCCGCCCAGCAGAGCATCTTTCAGCTTTGGCGAGAGGGAAAAGTAGACCCAGAGGCCGGGAATGATTTGAAAGATCGTTGCATTCAAGAGCCAGCGCCCGCCAAATCTAAATGACTTTAAATAATATTCCCGCGGCTGCCGCCGTGAAAAATCTTTCTGATAAGCGGTTACCAGCATAGTTAGTAATCCGGCCAATGCCAGACTGGCGATGACGGCATGGACAAAAAAAGGCAGCATAGCCTGGTTGAAAATAACATCCTTTATCGACGTGCTGCCGAGAATGAAATTATCGGCAGCCGGGGCCAGTAAAAATGCTGGGATGAGATGGCAGTAAAACATCAGGAAAAGGGCGTTTATAGCAGCGGCTAAACCAATAATTATGTGTAATGCTGCTTTTTTTTTCTTTTTATTGTTGCCGGTAATGATGTACAGACAGAATAAAAGTAAAGTGGTTCCCAACAGCAGTTCCGCTATTCCGGCAAGTTGATTGAATGACCCGAAAATCTGCTGGTAAAAAGGTTGAAAAAAGCTGCCGGAACAAAACAGGAGAGGTAAGGCGGCAACAACACCCAGGCTGATAAAGGGCAGGGCTGATCGAGTTATGCTGGCAGCTAAAATCTGATAATCTGAATCTTTGGCACTCCTGGATCGAAACTCAG
The genomic region above belongs to Pseudomonadota bacterium and contains:
- a CDS encoding cytochrome ubiquinol oxidase subunit I, whose translation is MMQSIPLFGYSGGMLFFFIIFIFSLNLMVGTSILSLLAEFRSRSAKDSDYQILAASITRSALPFISLGVVAALPLLFCSGSFFQPFYQQIFGSFNQLAGIAELLLGTTLLLFCLYIITGNNKKKKKAALHIIIGLAAAINALFLMFYCHLIPAFLLAPAADNFILGSTSIKDVIFNQAMLPFFVHAVIASLALAGLLTMLVTAYQKDFSRRQPREYYLKSFRFGGRWLLNATIFQIIPGLWVYFSLSPKLKDALLGGPLTGWFIASLVCLFIGLLLLLKMLKDNLVNSRAATIVAFLLLMAVILMEVTTTQLHQPHLFTATNQIQQTSSQNQNKIK